In Anaerobacillus isosaccharinicus, one genomic interval encodes:
- a CDS encoding 2-oxoacid:acceptor oxidoreductase family protein has product MLHEIIIAGFGGQGVMSMGQLLAYAGMVEEKHVSWLPSYGPEQRGGTANVSVIVSDEPIGSPVIQDPTVAIVLNNPSFQKFEPKVRPGGVLIVNKSIIDLKSSRDDITIIEVPATEIASEIGSSRVASSVILGAFLQYSNAVSQEAVIESLKKVLSERKQYLIPANEEALNKGAALVTNGNVKKSVS; this is encoded by the coding sequence ATGTTACACGAAATCATTATTGCTGGTTTTGGTGGTCAAGGAGTTATGTCAATGGGGCAGTTGTTAGCTTATGCAGGAATGGTTGAGGAAAAACATGTATCTTGGTTACCGTCATATGGGCCTGAACAACGTGGAGGGACTGCTAATGTTTCAGTGATTGTAAGTGATGAGCCTATTGGATCACCAGTCATTCAAGACCCTACTGTAGCAATCGTTTTAAACAATCCATCTTTTCAAAAGTTTGAGCCGAAAGTTCGACCAGGTGGAGTTCTTATTGTCAACAAATCGATTATTGATTTAAAAAGTAGCCGTGATGATATAACAATTATTGAGGTTCCTGCAACTGAAATTGCTAGTGAAATTGGAAGTTCTCGTGTCGCTAGTTCAGTTATTTTAGGAGCATTTTTACAATATTCAAATGCAGTATCACAGGAAGCGGTTATTGAATCATTGAAAAAAGTATTATCAGAAAGAAAACAATATTTAATACCTGCAAATGAAGAAGCACTTAACAAAGGTGCGGCTCTTGTCACAAATGGTAATGTAAAGAAATCAGTAAGCTAA
- a CDS encoding thiamine pyrophosphate-dependent enzyme has translation MKVVFQKTLGLQDKETHYCPGCTHGIIHRLVGEALEELDVLEDTIGVASVGCSVLSYEYFNCDMTQAAHGRAPAVATGIKRVVPKNRIVFTYQGDGDLASIGMAEIIHAAARGEHITVIFVNNATYGMTGGQMAPTTLIGQKTATTPLGRDEKIQGAPIRVSEMLATLDSVAYIERVSTHNVANIVKAKKAIKKAFTYQKEGIGFSFVEVLSTCPTNWGLDPEESLKWVEDEMVAYYPLGVKKDRGGIK, from the coding sequence ATGAAGGTTGTCTTTCAAAAAACATTAGGTTTACAAGATAAAGAAACTCACTATTGCCCAGGATGTACTCACGGTATTATTCACCGTTTAGTTGGTGAAGCTTTAGAGGAGTTAGATGTACTTGAAGATACAATTGGTGTAGCTTCTGTAGGATGTTCCGTACTCTCCTACGAATACTTTAACTGTGATATGACCCAAGCTGCTCACGGTCGTGCTCCAGCTGTAGCTACCGGAATAAAGCGTGTAGTTCCAAAAAATCGCATAGTGTTTACGTATCAAGGAGACGGAGATTTAGCATCAATTGGGATGGCTGAAATTATTCATGCAGCTGCAAGAGGAGAACATATTACCGTTATTTTCGTAAACAACGCAACGTATGGAATGACTGGTGGGCAAATGGCACCAACTACGTTAATCGGTCAAAAAACAGCAACAACACCATTAGGAAGAGATGAAAAAATTCAAGGTGCGCCAATTAGAGTTTCTGAAATGTTAGCAACTCTAGATAGCGTTGCTTATATTGAACGGGTTTCAACTCATAATGTTGCGAACATCGTAAAAGCGAAAAAGGCTATTAAAAAAGCTTTTACTTATCAAAAAGAAGGAATTGGCTTTAGTTTTGTAGAGGTCTTATCAACTTGTCCAACAAACTGGGGATTAGATCCTGAAGAATCGTTAAAATGGGTTGAAGATGAAATGGTAGCTTATTATCCACTAGGAGTAAAGAAAGACCGGGGAGGAATTAAATAA
- a CDS encoding 3-methyl-2-oxobutanoate dehydrogenase subunit VorB → MAKVLMKGNEVIAEAAIHSGCKYFFGYPITPQSELVAYMARRLPEVDGLFLQAESEVAAINMVYGAASAGVRVMTSSSSPGFSLKQEGISFLAGAELPAVLVNIARGGPGLGNIQPSQSDYFQATKGGGHGDYYTPVLAPSTLQEIVELTEVAFNLADQYRTPVILMGDGMLGQMMEPVEFSTEQLQAIPQKDWATTGTRGDGPPRVITSLQLNDVNLENHNHKLQKKYELIKQKEARFDTYRAEDAEYFVVAYGTVSRIAKNAIDAARKKGYKVGMIRPITLWPFPEQPFFEYRDVAKAFLTVEMNTGQMVEDVRLAVNGKSPVSFFGRTGGVIPNQSEILEAITNLAGGEQS, encoded by the coding sequence ATGGCAAAGGTACTAATGAAGGGGAACGAGGTCATTGCCGAAGCTGCGATTCACTCGGGTTGTAAATATTTTTTTGGATATCCAATTACACCACAGAGTGAACTTGTGGCTTACATGGCAAGAAGGTTACCAGAGGTAGATGGATTGTTTTTACAGGCGGAAAGTGAAGTTGCCGCGATTAATATGGTTTATGGGGCTGCTTCTGCGGGTGTTCGTGTAATGACATCATCATCAAGTCCAGGCTTTAGTTTAAAACAAGAAGGGATCTCTTTTTTAGCTGGTGCTGAGCTTCCGGCAGTCCTAGTTAATATAGCAAGGGGAGGACCTGGATTAGGAAATATTCAGCCATCTCAATCGGATTATTTCCAAGCTACAAAAGGTGGAGGACACGGGGATTATTATACACCGGTTCTTGCTCCTAGCACACTACAAGAAATTGTTGAATTAACAGAGGTTGCTTTTAATCTAGCAGATCAGTATCGAACTCCAGTTATTTTAATGGGGGATGGAATGCTTGGTCAAATGATGGAGCCGGTTGAATTTTCAACTGAACAATTACAAGCTATTCCTCAAAAAGATTGGGCGACAACGGGAACGAGGGGGGATGGCCCACCTCGCGTCATCACGTCTCTACAACTAAATGATGTTAACCTTGAAAATCATAATCATAAATTACAAAAAAAATATGAACTCATTAAACAAAAAGAAGCACGTTTCGACACTTACAGAGCCGAAGACGCAGAGTATTTCGTTGTAGCTTATGGTACAGTATCTCGAATTGCCAAAAATGCCATAGATGCAGCTAGAAAAAAAGGATATAAAGTAGGCATGATTAGACCAATAACATTATGGCCGTTCCCAGAGCAACCGTTCTTTGAATACCGTGATGTAGCAAAAGCCTTCTTAACAGTAGAGATGAACACTGGTCAAATGGTGGAGGATGTTCGTTTAGCTGTGAACGGAAAATCCCCAGTTTCCTTTTTTGGGCGAACGGGTGGAGTCATTCCAAATCAAAGTGAAATTTTAGAAGCAATTACCAATTTAGCTGGAGGTGAGCAATCATGA
- a CDS encoding 4Fe-4S dicluster domain-containing protein produces MEKRVVFNEDICKGCGLCVNVCPKSIIHISETINLKGYQPAYVNDQEACISCVACGRICPDGVITVYRPVERKTAS; encoded by the coding sequence ATGGAAAAGAGAGTCGTTTTCAATGAAGACATTTGTAAAGGCTGTGGCTTGTGTGTAAATGTATGTCCAAAAAGTATTATTCATATCTCCGAGACTATTAATTTAAAAGGCTATCAACCAGCTTATGTAAATGATCAAGAAGCATGTATAAGCTGTGTAGCTTGTGGACGAATTTGCCCTGACGGTGTTATTACAGTATATCGTCCAGTAGAGAGAAAAACGGCATCCTAG
- a CDS encoding DUF2663 family protein: MKDLEQFLKQINISELTKKTLLSLMKKKEKENKMQKRLNWVGGITLLVIVTLATYFYFKMKMNGGVGSSALTFILSDTLILTLMAFLSILIYSMFQLKRKFDKAEKDVDKIREDIMDRSYEFWRTKEELEERYKVFEYLKDKEDINLYHK, encoded by the coding sequence GTGAAGGACCTTGAACAGTTTCTAAAACAAATCAACATTTCGGAGTTAACAAAAAAAACATTACTGTCACTAATGAAAAAGAAAGAAAAAGAGAATAAAATGCAAAAAAGACTAAACTGGGTTGGTGGAATTACCTTATTGGTTATCGTCACTTTGGCAACTTATTTTTATTTTAAAATGAAAATGAATGGTGGCGTTGGCAGTTCTGCTTTAACGTTTATTCTAAGTGACACGTTAATTTTAACCTTGATGGCATTTCTTTCAATTCTCATATATTCAATGTTTCAACTTAAGCGAAAGTTTGATAAAGCTGAAAAGGATGTTGATAAAATTAGAGAGGACATCATGGACAGAAGCTATGAGTTCTGGCGAACAAAAGAAGAATTAGAGGAACGTTATAAAGTGTTCGAATATTTAAAAGACAAAGAAGATATTAATTTATATCACAAATAA
- a CDS encoding CPBP family intramembrane glutamic endopeptidase has product MKQADLIKKMTDKEILLNLYITQLLMLILAFGLGWFLFDSWADLFEKFKWDPFTIFVVGGGSAFIIILFELILEKILPKKMLDDGGINERVFQNRSVLHIFVLVTIIAFAEEILFRGVLQTHFGLIPASLLFAIIHVRYLRKIILFIITVGLSFYLGWLYLLTDNLLVPIFTHFTIDFVLGCILRFRNRENQV; this is encoded by the coding sequence ATGAAACAAGCTGATTTAATAAAAAAAATGACTGATAAAGAAATTTTATTAAATTTATATATTACCCAACTACTGATGCTAATCCTTGCATTCGGATTAGGGTGGTTTCTTTTTGACAGCTGGGCGGATCTATTTGAAAAATTTAAATGGGATCCATTTACTATTTTTGTTGTCGGTGGTGGTTCAGCTTTTATTATCATTCTATTTGAACTTATTCTTGAGAAAATCCTCCCGAAAAAAATGTTAGATGATGGTGGCATCAATGAACGTGTTTTTCAAAATAGAAGTGTCCTTCATATTTTTGTTCTTGTTACAATCATTGCATTTGCTGAAGAAATTTTATTTAGGGGTGTTCTTCAAACGCACTTTGGTCTTATTCCAGCAAGTTTACTTTTTGCGATTATCCATGTTCGCTATTTAAGAAAGATTATTCTATTTATCATAACGGTAGGTTTGAGCTTTTATTTAGGCTGGCTTTACCTACTGACAGACAACCTTCTTGTCCCAATTTTTACTCATTTTACAATAGATTTTGTATTAGGATGTATTTTGCGCTTCCGAAATAGAGAAAATCAGGTATAA
- a CDS encoding RecQ family ATP-dependent DNA helicase, translating into MDVHNALYDFFKLTFFRTGQREIINDLLNGQDVLAMLPTGAGKSLCYQLPAFMLTGITVVVSPLLSLMEDQVQQLKSKGLKRVVALNSFLSNEEREIAFQQLSSQKIIYVSPEILQSKFVMKKLKSLTISLFVVDEAHCISQWGHEFRTDYFKLSEARQQLGNPPCLAITATATKEVQRDIVEKLSLTNVQTHIYSIDRPNIAMIVKQGSDTIEEKLTELVSLVKSLQGPGIIYASTRKWTEDIARILQNKGIKHVSAYHGGMSNEDRLLIQQQFINDELQLICCTSAFGMGVNKQNIRYVIHFHFPMQLESYLQEIGRAGRDGEKSIAITFYSEEEKGLQLSLLTREFPSDQQVREVLMFIRSKANLGQINELNLMAETGITEIMWRFIRFHLEEQGVIVDLSYHRLNDKAVDVFKVISEKITSRIQYKQRKLTLFQEWLKETRSCRRETVLDQFNESLTVRPDNCCDVCGIKLESYFATEGFYQEYFFQSWQKELKRIFHN; encoded by the coding sequence ATGGATGTTCATAACGCTTTATATGATTTTTTTAAATTAACTTTTTTTCGAACGGGTCAAAGAGAAATTATTAACGATCTATTAAATGGTCAGGATGTTTTAGCGATGCTGCCAACAGGGGCAGGAAAATCGCTCTGTTATCAATTGCCAGCGTTTATGTTAACCGGAATAACAGTTGTCGTCTCACCGCTACTATCATTAATGGAAGATCAAGTTCAACAATTAAAAAGTAAAGGGTTAAAAAGAGTAGTTGCCTTAAATAGTTTTCTAAGCAACGAGGAACGGGAAATAGCATTTCAACAACTATCCTCGCAAAAAATCATTTACGTATCGCCAGAAATTTTGCAATCGAAATTTGTGATGAAAAAACTAAAGAGTTTAACAATTTCTCTTTTTGTTGTTGATGAAGCGCATTGTATTTCTCAGTGGGGACATGAATTTCGTACTGACTATTTTAAATTAAGCGAAGCAAGGCAACAATTAGGGAATCCCCCATGTCTAGCGATAACAGCGACCGCAACAAAAGAGGTACAGCGAGATATTGTTGAGAAGTTGTCGCTAACCAACGTACAAACTCATATTTACAGTATTGACCGACCAAATATTGCTATGATTGTTAAACAAGGTTCAGATACGATTGAAGAGAAACTAACAGAACTAGTTTCGTTGGTTAAAAGCTTGCAAGGTCCGGGAATTATTTATGCTTCAACAAGAAAATGGACTGAAGATATTGCGAGAATTTTACAAAATAAAGGGATAAAACATGTGTCTGCTTACCATGGTGGAATGAGTAATGAAGATCGGCTTTTAATTCAACAACAATTTATTAATGATGAGCTTCAACTTATTTGTTGTACAAGTGCGTTTGGAATGGGAGTGAATAAACAGAACATTCGCTATGTCATTCATTTTCATTTTCCAATGCAGCTAGAATCGTACTTACAAGAAATAGGTAGGGCAGGTCGAGATGGCGAGAAAAGCATCGCTATCACTTTTTATAGTGAGGAAGAAAAGGGACTGCAACTATCCTTACTAACTAGAGAGTTTCCAAGTGATCAGCAAGTACGTGAAGTTCTAATGTTTATAAGGTCTAAAGCAAACCTTGGGCAAATAAATGAGTTAAACCTTATGGCTGAAACTGGAATAACTGAGATTATGTGGAGGTTCATTCGTTTTCATTTGGAAGAACAAGGTGTTATAGTTGATCTTAGTTATCATCGTTTAAATGATAAAGCTGTTGATGTCTTCAAAGTAATAAGTGAAAAAATTACTAGCCGAATTCAATATAAACAAAGGAAACTAACGTTATTTCAAGAGTGGCTTAAGGAAACTAGGTCATGTCGGAGAGAAACTGTACTAGATCAATTTAATGAAAGTCTTACTGTTAGACCAGATAATTGTTGTGATGTTTGTGGAATAAAGCTAGAAAGTTACTTTGCTACAGAGGGTTTTTATCAAGAGTATTTTTTTCAATCTTGGCAAAAAGAGCTAAAGCGTATATTCCATAATTAA
- a CDS encoding helix-turn-helix domain-containing protein → MDYVQVIFLYLLKKMNGNRSVFGIYHILTGKKTAQTLQDCRLFHVSKFFGVFKQFERTTVVKLVNSLLEKNFIKECGENRYDLTPSGEAFLNEQLTEQPLPIHLNGFIYKDITDVFWRRCALLTQCVSFLKVQNREFIPVIKDGRTQLWVKKKLASNGNQTRDLANKLYFELEEMLKQFSTLEASIFVLRLSGAHRVGLTINQVARELQIDLSYAKILFINVIHGVITKATENRELFGTLYSILEKIETKNLLTETARKTYSLLNRGLSVEEISRTRHLKQNTVEDHIVEIALNCENFSIAPFVAKETERAIIAVVTELNTRRLKEIKDNLHKKISYFEIRLTLAKKGF, encoded by the coding sequence TTGGATTATGTACAAGTTATTTTTCTTTATCTACTAAAAAAAATGAATGGAAATAGATCGGTATTTGGGATTTATCACATCTTAACAGGAAAAAAAACAGCGCAAACATTGCAGGATTGTCGCTTGTTTCATGTGTCAAAGTTTTTTGGCGTTTTTAAACAGTTCGAAAGAACCACGGTTGTTAAGTTGGTCAATTCCCTTCTTGAAAAGAATTTCATTAAGGAGTGTGGCGAAAATCGTTACGATTTAACACCATCCGGTGAAGCTTTTTTAAATGAGCAACTTACAGAACAACCGTTACCGATTCACTTGAATGGATTTATATATAAAGATATCACCGATGTTTTCTGGAGAAGATGCGCTTTATTGACTCAATGTGTTTCCTTTCTTAAAGTTCAAAATCGAGAGTTTATCCCAGTTATAAAAGATGGGCGAACACAACTTTGGGTCAAAAAGAAACTAGCTAGTAATGGGAATCAAACTAGAGATTTGGCAAATAAGCTTTATTTTGAATTAGAAGAAATGCTCAAACAGTTTTCTACTCTTGAAGCTTCTATATTTGTCTTAAGATTAAGTGGTGCACATCGAGTTGGACTTACGATAAATCAAGTTGCAAGGGAGTTACAAATAGATCTGTCCTATGCAAAAATACTTTTTATTAATGTTATTCACGGTGTAATTACAAAAGCTACTGAAAACAGAGAACTATTTGGAACTCTCTATAGTATTTTGGAGAAAATTGAGACAAAAAACCTACTAACCGAAACGGCACGAAAAACGTATTCGTTATTAAATAGAGGGTTAAGTGTGGAAGAAATTAGTAGGACTCGTCATCTAAAACAAAATACAGTTGAAGATCATATTGTTGAAATTGCCCTAAACTGCGAAAACTTTTCGATAGCGCCGTTTGTGGCAAAAGAAACCGAGCGAGCGATAATTGCGGTTGTTACAGAACTAAACACAAGAAGGCTAAAAGAAATTAAAGACAACCTTCATAAAAAGATTTCTTACTTTGAAATTCGGTTAACATTAGCTAAGAAGGGATTTTAA
- a CDS encoding ferredoxin: MAKYTIVDKDTCIACGACGAAAPDLYDYDDDGIAFVILDDNQGTAVVPEDLYDDMADGVEGCPTDSIKVADEPFNGDALKFD; the protein is encoded by the coding sequence ATGGCAAAATACACAATTGTAGACAAAGATACTTGTATCGCATGTGGAGCATGTGGAGCAGCAGCTCCAGATCTTTATGATTATGATGATGATGGAATTGCATTCGTAATTCTTGATGACAACCAAGGAACTGCAGTAGTACCAGAAGACTTATATGATGATATGGCTGATGGTGTTGAAGGTTGCCCTACGGACTCAATTAAGGTTGCTGACGAGCCATTCAATGGTGACGCATTAAAGTTTGACTAA
- a CDS encoding Crp/Fnr family transcriptional regulator, which produces MKNWEAILKKMEFFAGLTTEEIRPLLIHAVEKTYDDKEVLFSEGDERNYLFVLGKGTVLISKLSEEGEESFINILTTGEIFPHTGFFDEGPYPGTATAKKQADVLMIPIIAFERFVEAHPHLSFRIIKVMSKKIYSLQRKLNEMLSLNVEERLLSTLRQMNKMSKTELIHLTHQELGNIVGASRETVTRQLKKLELQGKVIIKKDQILLADD; this is translated from the coding sequence ATGAAAAATTGGGAAGCGATCTTAAAAAAAATGGAATTCTTTGCTGGTTTAACCACAGAAGAAATAAGACCATTATTAATCCATGCTGTTGAAAAGACCTATGATGATAAAGAAGTATTATTTTCAGAAGGTGATGAACGGAATTATCTATTTGTTTTAGGAAAAGGAACTGTCCTTATTAGTAAGTTAAGTGAAGAAGGAGAGGAATCTTTTATCAATATTTTAACTACAGGAGAGATCTTTCCTCATACTGGTTTTTTTGATGAAGGACCATATCCAGGAACAGCAACAGCAAAAAAGCAAGCCGATGTCCTAATGATACCGATCATTGCTTTTGAAAGGTTTGTGGAAGCTCATCCTCATTTATCTTTTAGAATAATAAAAGTAATGAGTAAAAAAATATATTCTTTGCAACGGAAGTTAAATGAAATGCTTTCTTTAAATGTAGAAGAAAGATTACTTTCTACATTGAGGCAGATGAACAAGATGTCTAAAACAGAACTGATTCATTTAACACATCAAGAATTGGGGAACATTGTTGGTGCTTCAAGAGAGACGGTTACGAGACAGCTGAAGAAGCTAGAACTGCAAGGTAAGGTTATTATTAAGAAAGACCAAATTTTATTAGCCGATGATTAG
- a CDS encoding FadR/GntR family transcriptional regulator: protein MIKQVKPKKIYEIVAEQLTELILSGEVKPGDRLSSVQQLAEDFNVGRSAIREALSALKAMGYIEIRQGEGTFVKKVDFDVVNQMIPHILQKDDIRQLFEIRKFNETGAASLAAENRTSEDLLELESILVEMKKTEGDGDLGEKADMKFHMAIVKASKNDMLYRLMTTVSETMQESMREARQLFLYSNEDKIKQLYDEHYAIFVAIKNKDSKLAYDKMLEHIVGIEVELF from the coding sequence TTGATTAAACAAGTAAAACCAAAAAAAATATATGAAATTGTTGCTGAGCAGTTAACGGAACTTATTCTAAGTGGGGAAGTTAAGCCAGGGGATCGTCTTTCATCGGTACAGCAACTAGCTGAAGATTTTAATGTAGGAAGATCCGCTATTAGGGAGGCACTAAGTGCTTTAAAGGCAATGGGTTACATTGAAATTCGACAAGGCGAAGGAACGTTTGTAAAAAAGGTTGATTTTGATGTGGTAAATCAAATGATACCGCATATCCTTCAAAAAGATGATATACGACAGCTTTTTGAAATTCGTAAATTTAATGAAACTGGTGCAGCTTCGCTAGCAGCCGAAAATCGCACGTCTGAAGATTTATTAGAACTAGAAAGTATCCTAGTTGAAATGAAAAAAACAGAAGGCGATGGCGATTTAGGTGAAAAAGCTGATATGAAATTTCATATGGCGATTGTGAAAGCCTCAAAAAATGATATGCTATATCGATTAATGACAACGGTTTCAGAAACGATGCAAGAGTCAATGCGCGAAGCCAGACAGCTATTTCTCTACTCAAACGAAGATAAGATAAAACAATTATATGATGAGCATTATGCTATTTTCGTAGCGATAAAAAATAAGGATTCGAAATTAGCTTATGATAAAATGCTCGAACATATTGTCGGGATTGAAGTAGAGTTATTCTAA
- a CDS encoding M14 family metallopeptidase — protein MQKYVVKEGDTIHKVAHLYQVRAIDILVNNHQLQNEHQYIYPGEQIIIPEGLNSSIKKDSPYECNREYGPSDLEEDLTFLRKYYSSLVTVQKIGHSVMGKPIYAFVIGNGKKEVFYSGGWHSNEWMTSKFLMIFLKQLVQHYQSNLPFFHYQVSKIFEDVKLYIVPMVNPDGVELVQQGIYEEHPFFHSVLNINKGARRFEHWSSNIRGVDLNHQWPAGWDIEAKESPQVPWPRHYSGRAPLTEPEVKAVYYLTKKHNFAYVLAFHSQGQVIYWGYRNLEPTKSKEMVEALSLVSSYEPIRTADSDGGYKDWFIQETGRPGFTVEVGVGTNPLPFTAFSEIWANNSLLALEGLIL, from the coding sequence TTGCAAAAGTATGTAGTGAAAGAGGGCGACACGATACATAAGGTTGCTCATTTATATCAAGTTAGAGCAATAGATATACTAGTAAACAATCATCAGTTGCAAAATGAACATCAGTATATCTACCCCGGTGAACAAATTATAATCCCTGAAGGATTAAATTCAAGTATTAAAAAAGACTCACCATACGAATGCAATAGGGAGTACGGACCTAGCGATTTGGAAGAAGACCTTACATTTTTAAGGAAATATTATTCTTCTTTAGTTACAGTTCAGAAAATTGGACATTCTGTCATGGGTAAGCCTATTTATGCATTTGTCATCGGAAATGGAAAAAAAGAAGTGTTCTACTCTGGTGGTTGGCATTCAAATGAGTGGATGACATCAAAATTCTTAATGATCTTTTTAAAGCAGCTTGTCCAGCATTATCAATCAAATTTACCATTTTTCCATTATCAAGTGAGCAAAATATTTGAAGATGTAAAACTATATATCGTGCCCATGGTTAATCCAGATGGAGTTGAGCTTGTTCAACAAGGGATCTATGAAGAACATCCATTTTTTCACTCGGTATTAAACATTAATAAGGGTGCAAGACGTTTTGAACACTGGTCGAGTAATATAAGAGGAGTAGATTTAAATCACCAGTGGCCAGCTGGGTGGGATATTGAGGCAAAAGAAAGCCCACAGGTTCCATGGCCTAGACATTATAGTGGAAGAGCACCATTAACTGAGCCTGAAGTAAAAGCAGTATACTATTTAACGAAAAAACATAATTTTGCATATGTGCTAGCATTTCATTCTCAAGGGCAAGTCATCTATTGGGGGTACCGTAATTTAGAACCTACTAAAAGTAAAGAAATGGTGGAAGCCTTGTCACTTGTAAGTTCCTATGAACCAATAAGGACAGCTGATAGTGATGGGGGATATAAAGACTGGTTTATCCAAGAAACAGGAAGGCCAGGATTTACAGTCGAAGTTGGTGTAGGCACAAATCCGTTACCATTTACAGCATTTTCAGAAATATGGGCGAACAATAGTTTACTAGCGTTAGAAGGATTAATTCTTTAA
- a CDS encoding histidinol-phosphatase: protein MLTDYHNHLERGTLTLDYLKQFTDQARAKGIGHFGISEHAYHFYQTRNILSNPWVNERRYYDMEDYVKLFQQAWDAHIDVKMSIEMDYTPGKHEEMAQFIQGYDFDYVIGSIHWIDEFGIDLGEYKHEWDLRDLKETYTRYFDQVVTLAESNLFDIIGHIDLVKIFNYIPTDEDFLLAQYERATTALANSKTCVEISTAGLRKQVEQLYPDPRLLQLCYNKGIPIVLSSDAHVPEDVGKDFDKAIELAKSVGYSTIMTFEKGERKEVPLG, encoded by the coding sequence ATGTTAACAGATTATCATAATCATCTTGAAAGAGGTACGTTGACTCTTGATTATTTAAAACAATTTACAGATCAAGCAAGAGCAAAAGGAATTGGACATTTTGGTATCTCTGAACACGCCTATCATTTCTATCAAACAAGAAATATTTTAAGTAATCCGTGGGTCAATGAACGCAGATATTACGACATGGAGGATTATGTGAAGCTATTTCAACAAGCATGGGATGCTCACATTGATGTAAAAATGTCGATTGAGATGGATTATACCCCAGGGAAACATGAGGAAATGGCACAATTTATTCAAGGCTATGATTTTGATTACGTTATTGGTTCAATTCATTGGATCGATGAATTTGGCATTGATTTAGGAGAGTACAAGCACGAGTGGGACCTTCGTGATTTAAAAGAAACATACACTAGGTATTTCGATCAAGTTGTTACACTAGCTGAATCAAATTTATTTGATATTATTGGACATATTGACTTAGTAAAAATCTTCAACTACATTCCAACAGATGAAGATTTTCTGCTAGCACAGTATGAAAGAGCTACTACCGCCCTTGCTAATTCTAAAACTTGTGTTGAGATAAGTACAGCAGGACTTCGAAAACAAGTGGAACAACTCTACCCTGATCCACGACTATTACAACTATGTTATAACAAAGGGATTCCTATTGTCCTATCATCAGATGCCCACGTACCTGAAGATGTAGGAAAAGACTTTGATAAAGCTATTGAGTTAGCCAAAAGTGTAGGTTATTCAACAATCATGACTTTCGAAAAAGGCGAGCGAAAAGAAGTTCCGTTGGGGTAG